In Caballeronia insecticola, the following are encoded in one genomic region:
- a CDS encoding autotransporter outer membrane beta-barrel domain-containing protein, translating to MGNWTFSGGVDGGYNWYDSTRNVTLPGYAAQAKGAFNAYEAGLHTRVAYIVPMNDWYVKRYVDLHLVHYTEQGAGALDLAVNSANATTLSVSPMLEVGGRWTFANGMTLRPDLALGAIFHNRNHWDASAQFVGSAPGAAPFSAVASAPSSLAKVKVDMNLSVSKSTELKLEYGGQFGSGYSSNEGILRVNYLF from the coding sequence ATCGGCAACTGGACGTTCTCGGGCGGCGTCGACGGTGGCTACAACTGGTACGACTCGACCCGCAACGTGACGCTCCCCGGCTATGCCGCACAGGCCAAGGGTGCGTTCAATGCGTACGAAGCCGGACTGCACACACGCGTGGCCTACATTGTTCCGATGAACGACTGGTACGTGAAGCGCTATGTCGACTTGCATCTCGTCCACTACACGGAGCAGGGTGCGGGCGCGCTCGACCTCGCGGTGAACAGCGCGAACGCGACGACGCTGTCGGTATCGCCGATGCTCGAAGTGGGCGGACGCTGGACCTTTGCCAACGGCATGACGCTGCGGCCGGATCTCGCGCTGGGCGCGATCTTTCACAACCGCAACCATTGGGATGCGAGCGCGCAGTTCGTCGGCAGTGCGCCGGGCGCGGCGCCGTTTTCGGCAGTGGCATCGGCGCCTTCGTCGCTGGCGAAGGTGAAGGTCGATATGAACCTCAGTGTCTCGAAGAGCACCGAGCTCAAGCTCGAGTATGGCGGCCAGTTCGGCAGTGGCTACAGTTCGAACGAAGGCATCCTGCGCGTGAACTACCTCTTTTAA
- a CDS encoding amino acid ABC transporter permease, which produces MNRTTALYEAPGPVARRRQRIFSALSAIAVLGVLATIALRLGSSGQFEAQKWAIFWHWGTAKFLFDGLVSTIQAALCSALAAFVLALPLALGRLSPRKWVRMVAGTYVELFRAVPLLLLILFMVIELPALGFDWPALGFLVVAMALHHSALTAEVMRAGILSLPRGQQEAALALGMRPWQAMLHVVLPQALRNMLPALISSLLAIVQDTSLGYVIPYDELLHRSQDISSFAPESLLQAAFIVTVMYGGVSAALLYLKRRISRVPKHGRVAAEEEPKRRESGQEGGAVIPSGDSKRA; this is translated from the coding sequence ATGAACCGCACCACGGCGCTCTATGAAGCACCGGGTCCCGTCGCGCGAAGGCGGCAGCGCATTTTCTCGGCATTGAGCGCGATCGCCGTGCTGGGCGTGCTCGCCACGATCGCCCTGCGCCTCGGCTCGAGCGGACAGTTCGAAGCGCAGAAGTGGGCGATCTTCTGGCACTGGGGCACGGCAAAATTCCTGTTCGACGGTCTGGTCTCGACGATTCAGGCGGCGCTATGCTCGGCGCTTGCCGCTTTCGTGCTGGCGCTGCCACTCGCGCTCGGCAGGCTTTCGCCGCGCAAATGGGTGCGTATGGTCGCGGGAACCTACGTCGAGTTGTTTCGCGCGGTGCCGCTGTTGCTGTTGATTCTGTTCATGGTGATCGAGTTGCCCGCGCTCGGTTTCGATTGGCCGGCGCTGGGCTTTCTCGTCGTCGCGATGGCGCTGCATCACTCGGCGCTGACGGCCGAAGTCATGCGCGCCGGCATACTGTCGCTGCCGCGCGGACAACAGGAGGCGGCGCTGGCGCTCGGCATGCGTCCCTGGCAGGCGATGCTGCACGTCGTCCTGCCGCAGGCGCTGCGCAACATGCTGCCGGCCTTGATCAGCTCGCTGCTGGCGATCGTGCAGGATACCTCGCTAGGTTACGTCATCCCCTATGACGAACTGCTCCACCGCTCGCAGGATATTTCGAGTTTTGCGCCCGAGTCGTTATTGCAGGCGGCATTCATCGTGACGGTCATGTATGGCGGCGTGAGCGCAGCGCTTCTGTACCTGAAGCGCAGGATCAGCCGCGTTCCGAAGCATGGGCGCGTCGCTGCCGAGGAAGAGCCGAAGAGACGAGAATCCGGTCAGGAAGGCGGCGCCGTCATCCCGTCCGGGGATTCGAAGCGCGCGTGA